One Thamnophis elegans isolate rThaEle1 chromosome 2, rThaEle1.pri, whole genome shotgun sequence genomic window, CCATCAAAAGAATAAATGCCAAACAAACCAAGATGGGAAATTATATGTTATTGGGAGAAATTATTAGCTTTTCCCAGATTTTCTAATTCAGCATCTAATCTTATCTGTGAGAACTTTTTTGTGGTAAGCCATTTgtgatacagatagtcttcagtggtgggttccggattccattgcAACCGGTACTCCACATGAATGCTTGGGGCATGTGCATGCGCCGTACCTGCCAATTGGGCTCAATTgagattgtaaatcgaggattacctgttcaCATGCTACAAGATACATATAGTAGcacagaaaaaggagaaggattaAACATTTCCTTATCAACATGCACCAAAATGGCCAgcatatttgtgatacattttgaaTTCATAGATAATAAAGGAGCTGAGATTCATAGCAAAGACATTCTGTTCAAAATATTTCTTGCATTGCTTGTTTTCCATCTGCTAATATACAGGCCCTCATTTCTACATAAATCAGAGCACTCTTTCCAATATCATATCTCCATATGCAGATTCTAAATGATGGCATAATAaacaaattaatttaaatatgtCATATTCTTTATAAAATCCATGTAAACATTCATAGTCCCCTTTATTTTGAATAAATTGTTTGAGAATTGGTTTGTTAAGACTGCATTAATATTCTATGAATTTTAATTTTGGTTTACATTGTTTTTCCATAAAAGGTGCCCAGAGTCACAATGGCATCAGGTAGCCTATAAAGGTGATAATGTATGTATAGCTGTAGTAGAGTTACATCAAATAATGACAGCTATAAACCCAATGCTTTTAATATCTTGCTtactttaataaataatattctacTATAGGagataaaaagcttttttttaaaaaagaacttatCAACAACCATGGTCTAATAAgtaaaatatttcttaaattttCATTTAGAAATAGATGAATATTTGGGGTttgttttcatttcctttctgatAATGGAATTTATAAGAGTATTATTTTCCAAAATTTATAAGAGTATTATTTTCCATAACTTAGCAGTTGAAACATTGTGCTCATTCTCTTGATGTTTTCCTGCAACCGTTGCTTGTtccaaaagagaaatatttgcctgtcTCTCAAAGGACCCTAGGTCCTTGAGTGGAAAGTGttattaaaattacttttataCCTCACATTGTAACTTTCTACCATGGTTATTCCTCCCCTGTTTAATTCTATCCGTATTTCTTTCTAAGCACAAAAGGACAACCGCACCCCATCCACCCACTTTTAATGAAAAGTGAGTCTCAAAATGTGGGTGACATGTAATTGAAGCTACAATTCTGAAATATTCCCAGAATATCTTTCCCAGAATATGGCTAAATGGGGTAGAAGTGGTGGCAAAATACACTGCAAATAGTATGCTGTCAGATGTATTCTTTGGCGTAGGGGCCCGTCCTCGTTAACCATCAGTTCTGTCATCCCGCCGTCCCCTTCTAAGCAATAGGTCTATGAGCCTTAAAATGAATTATGTTCTTGAGGGAGAggggacgggacgggacgggAAGAACCGAGCTCCGTTGATTAATCATTCCGTAAACTGGGGGATACGAAGAATTGTGGCTTGAGGTTTCTTTAGAGAGGCAAAGCGCAGAACCTTGTGGATTGAGTTCTCGTTATGATAAGAGCAACTATAGGTGGGAAAAACGCTGGGAAATGTTGTTCGAGGTTCCGTCCGTATTCCTGAGTAAGCCGCATGGTTTTCAAAGAGAATCAGTAGAATCATCGCTAACCTACTCCGAAGTAGTGCTAACTTACTCTTTATTATTCGCACTGTAAGGTTGCACAGCCCCAGGAATGGAAGTTCTGCCTTTTCCCGCTTCTGTCCCCCCCACCACCCCAAATTTAAGAAAGGGAATAGAAGCCTCCTTCTGCAAGTTGCAGGTTGTTAGGATTCCCCTTCTTGCGAGAAAGTCCCCTCGTCCTAAGACCATCTTCTTTGCGCAACGGAGAAGTGTGAGCTGGCATCAAAAGGATAAAAGGGACGGCTGGCCGTTCTTCCTGGAccggcaaaaacaacaacaaccaaaaaaaatcaggtgcttcAACATCTAGCGCCCCCAACTTTGCACCATGTACGCCCACAAGCCCATGAATTTCGTAGGTTTGGGGGCGAAAGCAGCCTTCCAATCCTAATGTATATCACTCACCCGAGCTTTCTTAAAGGGTTATCCTGCACCCATATGCAATTATTTGGACCACGCAGCAGCTAGCATCCCATTTCGTGGGCCTTCCGTAAAAGATGGATTTATACCTCTCATTTCTAGGGCagtttttaataatataaaacattaaaaataaagcgATGCAAAGCTTTCTTTGATGTTGTATTGTCATAGTTTAACTAGCTATTCCAGGCTGGGTGTCCTAAATTAACTAAGCACATAGCTGGAGACTAGAGGCACTTGAAGCTGGGGCAGGAAAAACAGCCTGGCCAGGCATCCTTTTTTAATCTTATACCTATTAGGGTTTCTGCCAAAGGGCATAAATGAAATCACTCCCGGTTTGTTatgaaataaatttcattttctttacaaGTGAATTTTTCCCACCTTCTGAAACTTCCCTCTAATCAATCCCAGTCAAAGTCTGGGATTTTTATAATTTACCTTTCTTAGCATAAAACCTTTCTTAATATACACTGAAGTAtactcaatattttttttggggggggggagaaggtatGTGTGGAATACCAGGTTAATATCTATTTTCCTATCTTATATGGCTTTTTTTCTTTcgcaaagaaaaataacaattttccTTAATTAAACATTACAAAACAATTATTTCAGACTTGAGTCAAAAtccactgatttaaaaaaaaatctagttttgCTTTCTGCTCCAAGTGGAAAACCGTGAAAAAATGGTTTATGACTCTTACACTCTTTAAATAAAGAAGTACAGAAAAAGGtattcttaaaataaatacattgtgaTTATTTATGTTAATGTTTAGATTTAGGAAGTTCGCACATATTTAGCCCAAACTTTTTGGGGTGCTTGATCAAGGCTGATACCTCAAGGTGTTGTAGTCCGGAGACGTTCAGCAATAACTCCTAACTAACATTTCTAACTACTACAATGATATTGGCTGGTTGTGCTGGGAGTAATTGTTCTGGGGCATATCTTGGGCACCAGGTTAGAGCATTgtggaaatgaaataaataggCCACCTCTAACCCACCTTAACATGTACCCCATTGGGCATATCAAGCAAGAGGGCTTAAATTTTAGGTTTGCAGGCAGAATGAGTCTGAAATGCTAATACAAGAGAATATGATGATCAAATTAAGGTGCTCTCCCGCTTTCAAAATcagttgttgaattttaaaaattggattgtTGAAATTGTTAGCAGGAGGGTCTCCTGTAACTGTGTGTTACAGTCTCCATGCCTGCCCGAAGTCTGGGAAAACTGAACATCAACTGACATTCTTTTCTTCCTGGGTTATTTCCCTAATGAGTCCTTTTGTACCTGGAATTCTTTGTATCCTCTGGGAAATTCTCAGGTTTTCCTTGCCCTCTAAGCACAGTCCTTATAAGGACCTTCAGCCCCCACCCCCGTCCCTTCTATCTGCTTAGTGCCATTTGAATTCGCCCCAGTGGCTTCCACTTTGATTCCGGGACTTTGAAATGCAAACCTGCCTTTCAATGCAAATGCTCCGAGAGGTTGGcccaataataaaaaaaggctTTTCCTCAGGGAGGTGCCTTTGCGAAgttgggaagggaaaaaaaaaacctgagcaaGTAGTTCAGGTGAACTGTTAATCAGGAAGAGGCTGGGAGTTCTCTGCAAAGGCAAGCCAGGGAAGACACTGCTGAGGCGCCGGGCACATTATGCACGCTGAGCTACTTGGGGATGATGTATGTGGGTTATCTGTTGGATAAGGACACCAACATGTACCCCAACCCGGTCAGGCACCCGGGCCTGAACCTCAGCCCCCCAAATTATGTGCCCGTGCCCCCTCAGTACTCGGATTTTGCCAGCTACCACCACATGCCCGGAATTAACAGCGATCCTCACCAGGGGCAGCCCGCGGGGACTTGGGGTCCTCCGTACCCGCCTACTAAAGAGGACTGGCACACCTACGGCGCAGGAGCCCCTTCTGTCGCCAGCCCGGGGCAGCTAGGATACAGCCCCTCGGATTTCAATCCAATTCCGCCACCCGGCTCTGGACTGCTGCCTCCGCCCATGAGCGCCCCAGTCCCCCAGCTGTCCCCAAACGCGCAAAGGCGCACGCCTTATGAATGGATGAGGCGCCACGTTCCCACTAGCAGCAACAGTGGTAAGaacttgtctctctttctctcctccggcTTTGGGGAAGGGTGTCTTTTAGGCCGGGAGGACAAGCAATCTCTACGGTGCGACGACTTTTTCCTTCGCGTTTCTGCAGGGTTGCGCTGGCCACTTTATAACGTTTACTCTTCATTATCTTTCCCCATCAACTTGTAGACACAAGAATTTGTGGTCAAACTACATTTTAACACGAAAAGGGAGGGATACTTGCAAGACTTGGCTACAGATCCAGGAGGTTCGGAGGTGCTTCCTTACACAGAAGGAAATTCCACTTGTGCAATGTTTGCTAGTTATAAACAATTTGTCACATGTTATGCCTGGAGTTATACATGGATATTCCTCGATTGATGAATCCATGACTTGGAAAGGGTCTTCTGTTTCTCAAGCAAAGAGTTCCTGATTCAGTCCATGGCTAAAATGATGGAATCGATAGGGAAAGCTGCTTGCTGGCCAAAGTAGCTTTGATCCAAATAGATTGCTCTATTCTAGGGCTATCTCAGCTTGGCTGAGCAATAATGGAGCAGATATCTTCCCATATTGTGATTGGCTATGGCCGCCCCAGTTGATGATCACATCAAGATAGAATTTGGAACAAATGAACCTTAAATAGTCAATATAATGTAAGTTTTCACAATTGTTCACGTATTTGTCAAAACTGGAATCATAGGGGTAGTACCGTATATAATACTATATAGGGTAAAGCTGCAGAACTACATTCAAAGGGGGATTTCAAGGAAATAGGATGAgagtaatatataaaaagaaatctaataggGTATATGGGCttctgtttgtgtatgtatgtgtctgtataTTTGCTTAATCTATACCGAAAGGAATGACCAGAACTTTCCAAGAACTACCTTTTACTGAATCCTTTCCCAGTATCATTGTCAAACACGTCACCCGGATTCTGACACTGAGTCACAAGTTAATTTTTCTCTCACCAACTAAAGCTGTAGAACACTGCATTTTTCTTAGTCTGGTTTACTGAAATTCTCTACAGAGATTGATAATCGAGATGTGGGGGGAATCAAATATTGATTGTGAAGGCTCTGGTAAAGAAAGTTTTGGGAATTGTCTGCATGTGGGTGTGATTTAGCAAATCAGCCAGGAAGAGAtcacaacaaaaataatttctttttgttaaGTTATGGGAACAACTGAAAGGTCACTGTGCATAACTGCTTCATTTTTGTGTTTATCAAAATCCAGCTATCTTTCATTGGTTTGCACATTTGATGGCACCGCACACTTGATGTTTTCATTCTGTACGGCTACTGTTATCGAAATTATACTGTTTTCAATGAATTTCATTCTAGCAGTTTTGTTTTGTTGCACCCCTTTCAGTATGATGAATGGAGATGTTACCATATCTTGGATAAGGTATATTGTATGTGTCAATGCTAGCTTTATTCTTTAACATTAGTGTTCAGCAGTATTATTCCACTGGTAGATTATTCCTCTTCTGGTACAGTCTCTGAAGCTTTTAGCAAACTCAAGGATGCTCTTTGGGCAAATATTGGTCTTCTCAaaaatctccccctccccatcattCAGTATGAAGTGGATTCCTGTACAGCAGTCACAAATAAAAAGGTGCATACTGTATACAATATGAAAATATGTAATCTACCACTTCTTTTTTCCTTAAGAATTCAGGTAGAATTCAGTATCTGTTTTCTGATTAACATTTATGTGGAAATGTTCTTGTGTATTTGCTCATGTCTAAGTATCTGCACAAGAATAGTTACTGCCTATTAGCTGCATTCTTACTTTCTCTAGTCTTCCCAGATAATTATATTCCCACCTTTCAATTTATAACTGGTGGTTGTTCTCTAATCTAAAAAATATTGTGAATACAGAATAATGGCATCTTTGTGTCAAAGTGTGTGTGAGATAGTGATGTTCCTGTACTATAAGAAAGTGTTGAGTACTTTTTGGTGAACATATAAGTTGCTTATCAGTATGATCCCCCCTTCTTAAGTGAAAGCTTAATGGCACAGTAAATAGGCTCAACTAATGAATGTGTGGCACCTTAACTTTTTATGGGACAGGAGTAacagcaagtgtgtgtgtgtgtgtgtgtgtatgtgtgtgagtgattTAATGACGCTTATTTGTGAGAACCTCCATTGATCTCAGCTGAATTACTTTTTAATAAAGAGATGAAATTTGTAAAGggttttctttttcatataaACCGATTTCTTACCTTGATCTTTAAAAACCCACCCCATGAATATAAAATAGGATTCTTTACAGAGATATCTATATGCATGCTAATAATACCTCACATTACGTTTTAACTTGTTTTTTGTTGTAAATTTGAATTATAAAGCTAGGATTTATACCTGCATGTAGAAAAAATAGTGCAGCCGTTTAATTTTTGTGTACGTCGTTTTATTTACTCCTGTCTTTAAGACAAGTCTACATTCGAAGTTCTCTCAACGTCACTACACTAAATGTTAAAGATTGCTGATCGATGCATAGTGAACTAAAATTAGTTCTCAATGTTGCAGAACCGATTTGCTGTTCATTGCAcctttttatgtatttttcaaaCGGGATTCGATATTTTTAAATGCCCAAATAGACTGGCTGTAAATGAGCGAGCCTACATTTTCAGATGGCAGTAATTTGTCCGCATTTAGGCAGTATGTTCCTCGCGTCTCAGAGCAGAAAAGGGCGCGAAGCTACTTTCCCGCCAAGCCCGGGACGTCTCgttgcttccctcccccccccccccccaattcaggcaatggcctccttcccttccccaactTCTTTCTCGGGAGCGCTGGATCTTTCCAGCTCCGAAACCAGCCTCTAATTTTGCGGCCGCGCTGAACTCTTGAACCCAGGGCGAGAAAGGAGTTTTAAGGGAACCCCGGGGTGACGCGGTGGGAAAGTGGAAGTCTCCCCAGGCGAACGCAAATGAACATTCTGGGGTGACAAAAGACCCCGCAACCGGTGTCCAGTTCAAAGGCGGCAGGCCGGCGACCTGCTTCATGAAAGGCCCTGCCAACGCCTCTGTCAAACCCGGGGCAAATTTGCAAGCGTGCTGCTTTGTTATGCTGATAGGCAGAGGGGCTGCGTTGCGGCGGGGCGCCCAGCGAGCCTCCTTGTTCCCAGCTTTGAGGATTGGCGGCTAAGCGGCCTTTGAAGTTGGGGCAGTTCCACTTCCCTTCAGAGCTCCAGCCTGGGCCGCCCATAGAAAGCTACCGTTGCCCTCGCACTTTCGGGGTCCTGGGTTGGTAGGACGCTTATCCTCTGAccagaatagagaatagataacctttattgtcattttttacctTGGGCACActagcacacattaaaaatgaaattctgttcccataaatataaacacacacacatacttctgtctgtctgtctgtctgtctgtctgtctgtctacctacctacctacctacctacctatcatctatctatctatctatctatctatctatctatctacctacctacctacctacctacctacctacctacctacctacctacctacctatcatctatctatctatctatctatctatctatctatctatctatctatctatctatctacctacctacctacctacctacctacctacctacctacctacctatctatcatctatctatctatctccatcttgAATATATATCGGAAAAGAAGctgagagttcacaaggttgatactATATGGAACAAAACCATGACTGAACCTGGATGTTCTGCTTTGAATACTGAATAGGCATGTTCTCCCGTTCTcccagaaggtagcaaggaaaaCAGGTCTTGAAGAGGCTGTGTAGTGTCCCAGACAATACTGCAGGCCCTGGACAAgcattacatatatatatttgggtgAGGTTGGTTTGCCAAGAGAAATGAGGACAAGATGGAATAATGCACCACGCTGAAAACTTAAGCCTTAGCAGGCAGTACTCTAAACCCATCATCCCTTGGGAGTGAGgcagcatgtaaatttaataaatgatgaGGGCAATGACGACTTCAGTTGGATCGGGATCAAAAAAAAGGGCACTTGAAATGTGCCATTGTGAACTGAGCTGGAAGATTTCGTTGTATGGGTGGCTGGAGCTGTAATGAGCCCCCAAACTCAACATTTTCAAGTTCCCTTGGTTTCATAGAATGAAGTTTAGACATGTCCTTTCCCATTGAAAGCAAGAGGACTCCAGCAGAATACCTGTCTTTAGAAGTAGCTACCCTTTTAGCTCAATGAAATTTACATTAAAGGAAATATATATTCTCGATACAGCCTGAAATGGAGGCcagaggttttgttttgtttgtgcaAGTCTGTTGCAAACATGCATCTCCTTCCATGAAGTATGTAGTGACTGCTTTGCACAAGTTTAATGAATGAATACCTCAACAGCCAAAATGATTGTTTCCCTATTATTTGCTTTCCGATATGCTAGAAATTGTGTGATAAAATGATCCAGGATAGTTTACTGTCTTCGGCTTTCTTTGTGGTCTGTGATCATATAGCAAGTTAGCGCAAATCAAAATAGGTGTTGAATCATTAGTGATCTGGGTAGGATACTTTGTCTTACAGACTCTGGATGACACGGAGTGTTACACACTGGAAGGATCTGGTGGAAGAGATCTTACCTTCCCTCTGCAGTGTTGTTGCTCTGAGAATCCCCAATTTTAGGGCTGTTTCAATGAGAATTGATAAGGAAACTGCATGGAGGAGGCTATCTCTTTTGTAGCATTTAACATGCGGATGATCACATGTCTAATACAACAAAAATGTGGAGtgtatttattacattatataaAATCTTTCGCATCTTTATATTTATATGATTTAGTTATCCAAATTTCAGACTGGATATATTAATCCATGGTAACACATTTTGTGCATTGCTCTTTCAACTTGGTAGATTGTTTACTAAGAGCCTGCAAGACTAATAATTAATGGGAGGCTCACACTTTTGTTATCTGAATGGTTAACttcagagtcttttttttttaactggaaagaattttaaatgaaaaaccTGATACCATCTTAAATTTATCAAAACTAGATCATATGATTTGTaggttttgctttattttgtaacagtaacaaaggaaacaaaactatttcagattttgcataaaataaaaagaaacaatagaATTATATTAAGACAGAAATACTGACTGAATTACCTCTAACTAAATTAAACCTAATTTGATTATAAAACGTATCTTgagttttgttttctattttctagATTGCAATCAAGGAAATTGCTTTTCTTTAATGCGACTgatctttttatttcttaaacaACCCTGTAAAGTAACATACCATATTAGAAAACAAACTGCAGAAGAAAATCTTTTTAATATATAGAGAAATATATAGTAcataatagcatttaaaaagttacacatataaaatttatttcaatACACAATAAATACAATCGTTAACAAATCTAGCAGCTCCTAAGATAACTTTgtgaaaaaaacatttaaaagttcTAAAAATATCCTTTAACTATTACattgctaaatttgatttaaaataaaaatactattaCACTGAAACAAAGACAAATCTAAGGGTTCCTTTTCATTATTACTGTAGTCTGAAACCTAGTGATAAGAAAAGTTCTGAAGATTTCAGTTTTTCCAAAATTGATACTGATAATTTCTGAATCACAAGTTATTGGCAAAGCATACATATAAATTTGCTTCTACTTAAAGTTCATCTTTCAAATTAAACTTTAGTCCTTACATTCACAATAGtacaaattttgttttgttttgatatttATATGAAATAATGGTATAACATACAGTTTCAGGGAACTGAATgaacaaaatgtttattttaaaagaaagaataacaaAAATGACAGTTAAAACTATAATTCAGTAATGAAGGTATGCTGAGTATGCTGTTAAGAATTAGACATGATTGGAATAATTCCTGTTACTGTTATTGTTGACAGCAACAATAACACTACAGCAACTTTTTTGATTATAGTTTTTAGACTATCATGGGTGAAATATGTCCTTAAATCATTAATATATAAAGATTGTTTTAAGAATTTCTTCCAACTTCAATTTGAATTTTGTCTTCAACTTCATAACAGTAGCGGTATCTTCAATTTATGGATATATTAATGGACCAAATAGGACAGAATCTTTGGCCACTTCAAAGGAACCTGATATGCTCTTCTCTTTGAAGGGATCCATGATAGAAATAAAACTCTTAATATCTCTCTATTGAAAgcttaagaatattttttaaatggatgCTTCTGGGTTATTCCAAATATGTATTAAATATCTAGAATCTTCTATAATGCTCATCAGTGGTTTCATGtccttaaaacattaaaatagtatCAATAGTTTTAACATTATGGTTGATTTATCAAAATATTGTATTTAGAGATTATTGGACTCCCCAAAGAATATATTTGAAATGGTGGACGTAAGATTTTCTTGatggaggtaaaaaaaaaattgaggttTCATTTTGGAAATTGTGTTCTAATTTTATATAATGTTATGGGGAGATCATTAAATGTTAaacatattaatataatattgaaTTATGTCCCACATTTTGAAATTTGACTTTGTCAGAAATTATGGTTTATTGCGTATAGAGTAAATGGTTCAACTATTATATTAAGAAATTGGAAAAATTATATTATTCCTGATGTTAaggaatatattttgaaaatctATGGTCTGTCTGATTTCAAAAAGGCAATATGGATGAAGGTACTACTTTGGGAGATATTTTGTAATAAATTGTAATGCAGTAGAATAATATAGTAGTCTGTAATATTAACACAGCAGTGATTACTGATTACTATCATATAAAAAGTGTTTGTGTGTTTAGCATTTTAAAATCCcattctttttttcaatttttcagttCTTGTTTTattgtgtgtatttttttttagtgtaGTTATTATTTTGTCAATATAGGTGGTAGTCCTCTATTTATTATCGCAACGGAGTTAAAAATTTccgctgctaagcaagacaatagtTACCATTTTTTCcccgagtataagacacaccatggttttgaagaggcaaattaaaaaaaagtttttgcactctgcagacctcccaaaaacaggaaAACAGGCTCGTGAAAACAGGCTTTCCTGAAAACAGGCTTTCCTGAAAACAGGCTTTCCTGAAAATGGgttgattttttttgtcaaaaaaggccttgcatagcctttaggaggcttatagactgctcctgggggctgggggacaaaaccgagcaaaaaacggcccatttttctctcatttctacactccccagccctcaggagcactctgcaaggttcCTAAAGGtgatgcacggccattttggtgaagggaacagggtttcaggaggcaaaaatgctttattcggtgtataagacgcacccagattttcagcctcttttgagggaaaaacgtgcatcttatactccaaaaatatggtaagtgaattttgtcccattttatgaccttccttgccacagttattaagtgaatcctacagtagttaaattagtaacatagttgttaagtgtatctggcttctccattggctttgtttgtcagaagattgcaaaaggatcAAAGTGCAAACTGACCTcgagacattgcaaccatcataaatatgtcagttgccaaacatccaaatttgatcatgtgaccatggggatgctgcaacaatcgtaattgaaaaactgtcataagtcattattttcagtgccattgtaactttgaacaatcgctaaacaaataattacaagtcaaggactatctgtattttgtattttggaaaaaaagttgGAATTGTCTGAAGAGAAGATGTCTTTAAATATGTGGGAAATTCAAATTATATAAGTCATATATGTCTATGTCAGTGACTGAAAATTTTAATGCTAATTTGAAGTAATGccaaattaaaataattgctGATACAAATTAATTTAGGGTCATTGTTGCACTCAGAGCTTAgttgtttttttgcaaatgtttcattactcaattaGGTAAAGCCATCAGTGGAAGAACCCTACTGAgctaaaaatattcaaaaatattgaaaaaaaatactttgatttCAGTTAGTACAGTACAGTAAAGCATGTCATTTACATGAATGACTGGTACAGGTATATGTAATCAAAGGGACAACTTATTACAActtttgtaataaataaaatctttataacaattaagataaaagataaatgaaaattaTGAATTGCTGTGACTACATTATTAGTTATATGGATCAATAATTGGTATCTTGCTGCTACCATAGTAGGAAATTATCATTTACTCTACAAATATGAACATCTTAATTATGTAAATAGTAAATCATAATACAATTTATTGCAATTTGTAAGTTTTTGTTCAGCCCCAAGTATAAATAGCTTAGTAATGTTATAGAAAAATAATGTGTTAGATGCTGCTAGAAAAATAATGGGTTGGTATTGTAATTTCTCACCA contains:
- the CDX1 gene encoding homeobox protein CDX-1, with amino-acid sequence MYVGYLLDKDTNMYPNPVRHPGLNLSPPNYVPVPPQYSDFASYHHMPGINSDPHQGQPAGTWGPPYPPTKEDWHTYGAGAPSVASPGQLGYSPSDFNPIPPPGSGLLPPPMSAPVPQLSPNAQRRTPYEWMRRHVPTSSNSGKTRTKDKYRVVYTDHQRLELEKEFHYSRYITIRRKAELAAALGLTERQVKIWFQNRRAKERKVNKKKMQQQTQPASTTTPTPPAVCTPGPIGGICSSTTNLVSTSPMTIKEEFMP